The genomic interval TCTCGATCGCCGGCGAGCTCAGGTACGGCTCGGCCCAGGAAGGCGCCGAGTCCGCGGCGAGCGCCGCGGGGCAGAGCGCGGCGCAGAGCGCGGCCGCCGCGGCCAGCGGGAAGCGTCGGGGCATCCTCATCTCCTTTCGAACGTCGCCTCGGCGGCGAGGGCTCTCTTCAACGCCAGCGCGAAGGCCCGCGCGGAAGCGTAGCGCTGCGGAACGATCTTCTGCTTGGCGACGGCGAAGCGGGCGCGATAGACGAGCTCGTTCGGCGCCGCTCCCGCGCGCCACGAGGCCTCGAACGACAGGCCCGCGCCGAGGAGCCGCGCGGGGGGCGGCGGCGTCCGGGCCGCGTACCCCTCGGGGGCGACGAACGTCTGCTCGAACTCGATCGTGAAGGGACGCGGCCACCAGAGCGGCAGTCGGCGCCGCTCCGCGACGGGCAGGCCGAGCCGCTTGCTCACGACGTCGCGCGGCCGGACGACCAGCGTCCCGCCCGCCGCCAGCGCCGCGTCGGCCTGGGCGAACGAGTAGTTGGCCGCGAAGGAGCGCGACAGATCGTCCGGATCGCCGGTCTCGACGCGCGCTTCCGCGAGCGATCCCGGCTCGCCGTCGAGAAACTCCGTCGCCCGGCGTTCGGGCGTCGCGCCGCTCCACGCGTCGCGCCGTTCCTGCTCCAGTTGGCCCGCCCAGACCGCTTCGCCGGCGACGCGCGCCGAGCCGTTCGCCGCGAGCTCGATCCGCTCGCGCCGCGTCAGCACGTTCGTCTCCGCCGCCGCGCACGGAACGCCGATCCACGCCGCGTCGAAGACCGTCGCCGCGTGGAGCCGCGCCGTCGCGCGGGAGACGCGCAGCGCGTTGTCCGAGCCGCCGCAGAAGGCCGCGGAAACGATCCCCGGGCGGCAATGGCGGCAGGAGGGATCGAACGGGATCGGCGTCCGCCCGTCCACCGCCTCGGCGATCGGCCGCGCCTCCTCCGAGCGCTCCGGCGTCGGGAGGCGGCACGACTGCCGCGAGACGTCGTGCGCCAGGAGGAGCGAGGCGTCCACGCCCGCCTCCTCGGCGAGGACGACGGCCAGCATCGCGGCCTCCTCGGCCGTGCCCGCGCGCGACTCCAGCAGCGCGTCGGCGGTCTTGTTCGGCCCGCCGTCCGCGGCGTCGGCGCCGGCGTCCGGAACGAGCGCGATCTCCCGCGCGATCCACGCGCCGATCCGCTCGAAACGCTCGCGCGGGCTTCCCGCCGCGAACTCGCGCGCGGCCAGCTCCCGCGCCGTCTTCCGTTTCGCCTCGAAGGCGGCGAGCCGCCGGTCGCGCACGGCGCCCTCCGCGTCGTCGAACGCCCCCCGCGGCGCGATGAACATCCGCAGCCGCGTGTCCGCCTCCGGCGGCGAGAGCGGTTCCCGCGCGTACGCCGGCACGTCGCGGCAGACGACGCGGTCCACCACATCGTCGCCGTCGGGGGGCGCCGTCTCGACGGCGCACCACGGGGCGATCGCCGCGCAGGAGTGGGCGGCGACGTCCAGTCCGGACTTCGCCGGGCGGCGCGCGACGAAGGTCGCCTCCCGCACCGGGATCGACTCCTGCACGTCCCACAGCGGCCACGGCGCCACGCGGCCGCGCCGCAGCTCGTATTCCCATTCGAGCACCGCGCCCGGCGCGACGGCGGGGAACGTGAACTTCAACTCGCGCCGCTTGGTCTCGCCCTGAGCGTCCACCGCTTCGTGCCGCATCTCCGCCGTCAGTTCGACCTTCCGCCCGTCGGGAAGGGCGGTGCGCGCCGCGAAGCCGGTCAGGCGCCACTCGCGGCCGCTCGGCTCCTCGTAGGAGACGATCGACTGGTTCGCCCAGGCGCGGCCGTCGTCGTCGTTGATCAGCACGCGCTTGCGGACGGTGAGGACGTTCTCCGCCTCGCCGTTCCGCGCGCGTCCCTCGATTCGCCACGTCTCTTCGTGGAGCAGGACGACCGCCGGCGCGGCCGCCTCCTCCTCCGCCGGATTCCGCGGCGGCTGGGGCGAGAACCCGAGCGGATCGAAGGCCGACGCCGCGCCGACGGCGGCCGCGAACGCGGCGAACGCGGCGACGGCGCGGCGCACCCTCACTTCCCTTCGAACGTCGCTTCCGCGGCCAGCGCCTTGCGTAGTTCGAGCGCGAACGCCCGCGCCGCGGGGTAGTCCTTGAGCGGGATCTTCGTCTTCTCCACCGCGACCTTCGCCGCGTAGACCAGCTCGTTCGGCTTCGACCCGACGCGCCACGCCCCTTCGAACGTCAGCCCCGGCCCGCTCAGCTTCTTAGCCTCGGGCAGGGCGCCGGCCTTGAAGCCCTCCGGCGCGACGAACGTCTCCTCGACGACGACGCTGAACGGACGCGGCCACCAGAGCGGGAAGCGGCGCTCTTCGTCGATCGGCAGGCCGAGCCGCTTGGCGATCACGTCCCGCGGCCGCACGACGAGCTTGCCGCCCGCCGCCAGCGCCGCGTCCCCCTGCGCGAACGCGTACTTCACCAAGTACGGAACCGACAGGTCGTCCACGTCTCCGGTCTCGACCTTCGCCTCCGACAGCGCGCC from bacterium carries:
- a CDS encoding DUF3857 domain-containing protein; this translates as MRVRRAVAAFAAFAAAVGAASAFDPLGFSPQPPRNPAEEEAAAPAVVLLHEETWRIEGRARNGEAENVLTVRKRVLINDDDGRAWANQSIVSYEEPSGREWRLTGFAARTALPDGRKVELTAEMRHEAVDAQGETKRRELKFTFPAVAPGAVLEWEYELRRGRVAPWPLWDVQESIPVREATFVARRPAKSGLDVAAHSCAAIAPWCAVETAPPDGDDVVDRVVCRDVPAYAREPLSPPEADTRLRMFIAPRGAFDDAEGAVRDRRLAAFEAKRKTARELAAREFAAGSPRERFERIGAWIAREIALVPDAGADAADGGPNKTADALLESRAGTAEEAAMLAVVLAEEAGVDASLLLAHDVSRQSCRLPTPERSEEARPIAEAVDGRTPIPFDPSCRHCRPGIVSAAFCGGSDNALRVSRATARLHAATVFDAAWIGVPCAAAETNVLTRRERIELAANGSARVAGEAVWAGQLEQERRDAWSGATPERRATEFLDGEPGSLAEARVETGDPDDLSRSFAANYSFAQADAALAAGGTLVVRPRDVVSKRLGLPVAERRRLPLWWPRPFTIEFEQTFVAPEGYAARTPPPPARLLGAGLSFEASWRAGAAPNELVYRARFAVAKQKIVPQRYASARAFALALKRALAAEATFERR